The Shewanella halotolerans region TCCCGCTAAAGGTCTAAAGCGTCTAAGTTCCAATAACTTATAACCTGTGTACTGGCCCATCAGGAGCACAGTTGCCAGGATCACCAGATGGATACCCAGGAAGTTAAATACCCAGTGTTGTACCCAGGTGGCGCTCATGGCCAGGTAGGCTAAGGTGGCAACAAACAGGCTGCCGCCGCCCTGAACCATTACCTCTTTGGCGCCTTCCTCTTCCCAGAGAATCGACATACGTTCGATGGTCCATGCCAGGATGATCATCGGGAAGAAGGTGATGGTGAGACCCTCGCTTAAACCGAACTTATATGAGAGCAGGGTAAACAGGCCTATGATGCCGATCACCACTATGATCACCGCGGAGATCCGCGAGATCAGCAAGAGGTTGAGATCCGACAGATAGGAGCGGATCATCAGGCCGAAGGCGACGATCAGCAGGAAGCCAACAAGGCCGGTCAGCAGGGTAGTCTGAATAAAGGCCAGGGCGATCAGCACGGGCATGAAGGTACCCGAGGTCTTGATACCGATGATCACCCGCAGGAACACCACCACTAGCACACCAATTGGGATCAGCAAGATACCCTTAAACAGGCTCTGCTCTTCCAGCGGTAGCTGATAGAGGGAGAAGTCCAAGGCATTCTTGTTCTTCAGCATATCGATAGAGGTGGCGAGCGCCGAGCGGGTGTCTTGCAACATGGAGAAGTTAACCTGAGAGTTAACCCCGCCCACTACGTCCAGTGTCGACTTGGCGGTTCTGTCCCAGATAAGCAGGTTGTCAGGGCGTCCCTGAGTACCATCGTTGGGATTGAAGATGATCCACTGACCCTGATGATAGACCTCAACATAGTTGGTCAGCTGCTGACGACGACGTTGATCTTCTAAAAACAGACCACTGACCTTCTTGGCCGGGATCCCCTTGCTGTTGAGCATGCGGATAAACAGTTCGGCGCGGGAGTTACTGGTCAGCAGTAGCTCAAGGTTCTGGCTGCGCTCGGTGGCGTTGAAGCTCTTGTTAAGCTGCTGAGCAAATGACAGGTTTGTGGCGCTGCGCGACCAGATCTCGTTCATCACCTGCTCGGCGGCGGCCAACTCGGTGGCCGGCCAGTTATAGGCCTGCGGCGCGTCGGGTTCTTTGTCGGCCGGGATCTCATTCTTGCCGGTCGGTACCAGGGTGACCTTATAGTAGAGATCTTGCTGACCGATCGCCTCGCGGGTCGACCAGGTGACCTGACGGCCGGTGTCATCTTCTGTGGCTGACAAGCCGTAGCCTGGAGAAGTGGCGTTTTCCGCTAAGATCTCAAAGGCAGGATCCTTGGGCAGCGAGAAGGTCACCTCGGCAGGCTCGCCGGTGCCCTGAAAACTCACCTTGGCATCCACGGCCCAGCTCTGTACCTGCTCGCCCGGGAGGAAGGGGACATTATGTTCTATGCCACGATAGACGCTGGCGGCCATGCCCGCAATAAACAGCAGGGCCACTAAGATATAAAAAGGTTTTTTAGAGTGCATCGAATTTACATCCTGTTATTTGGCTGTTTTTGATGGATTGTTCTTACCGTGCACAAAAGTCTGTCCTACATCGACGACGGCAATGTCTTGCATAAACTTACGTCCCAGCAGCAACTGATAGTCGAGGTGACTACGATCGACCAGGTTGAGATCGGTTTCCGCCTTGTAATTGCCAATCTGCAGATGGGCATGGATCACCGGGCGTCTGTCATTCTTATCATCGGCATCTTGCTTGATGCGTACGAAGCGCTCGACCTTAGACTCGAAGGTCTGTGATGGCTTATCGGCGCCTTGAGTGAAGACATCGAAGCGCACCCACTGCTTGCCATTACGTTCGAACAGTATGATGTTGTGGGCATCGAGCGATGAGGATTCGGCGCCGGTATCGATACGGGTCTCAAAGCCAGCCTTGATCTCATCGACATAGACGTGTTCTACCGCGCCCAGGATAAACTTGTCACCGATTGGGGACGGGTCGCACTGCATAGGGACCTGCACCACCTGCTTTTCAGGATGGGACTTGACAGCCGCCACCTGCTTGGACAGCTGCTCTAGCTGGGCTGACAGGGAAGTCAGCGCCGCCTGCTGTTCGCTTTGGCTGGTGCTTATCAGGGTGACTAGCTCGCTCTTCTGCTCGCTCAGGCTGGCATTGAAGGTGTCGACATCGACAGGCGCGGGCTGCTTAGGATCTTGGGTGGCTGCGCAGCCTACCAGGCTGGTTACCAGGGCGAGAGTGGTCATCTGTTTTAACATAGTGCTTCCCGTTTACTATTTTTGTTTAAACCAAATCTTTGTTGGGTTGATTTTTTACGGCGATAAAAGTGGCGCGTTTGGGCGCCGGATACCCCTCAACCGTCAGGCTGACATCGTTAGGATCCAGGTAGTCCACCAAGGACTCATTAGGCATCCATTCTGTGCTGCGTTGCTCAGCAAGCGAGGTAACGTCGATATCGACGCAGCGAACATCGACAAAATCCGCCTTCTTCAACCAGGCTTCCAGCGCCTTGGCCGACGGCAGGAACCAGACGTTGTTCATCTTACCGTAGCGCTCCCCTGGAACCAGTACGGTATTTTCATCGCCATCGACCACTAAGGTCTCGAGGACCAGTTCACCGCCGGTTCTCAGTTGATCCCTCAGTTGCAGCAGGTGATCTATGGGGGAGCGTCTGTGATAGAGCACGCCCATGGAGAAGACGGTGTCGAAGGCATCCAGTGGCGGTAGCTGTTCTACGCCCAGAGGCAGCAGATGCACTGGGTGGTCGTTGCCCGCCAGGCGTTTTACCGCCTCAAATTGACACAGAAACAGCGGCGAGGGGTCGATACCCACGACGCGTTTGGCGCCGTCACCCAGCATACGCCACATGTGATAGCCGCTGCCACAGCCGACATCCAGCACGGTACGATTCTTCAGCGGTGAGATATGGGGCTGAACCCGCTCCCATTTCCAATCTGAGCGCCATTCGGTGTCGATATGGATACCGTGCAGATCGAAGGGGCCCTTGCGCCAGGGGCAGAAGAGTTTAAGCAGGTTCTTAAGTTTCTCCTGCTGACCCTTGCTGAGCTGATCGCCGCTGCCGACCTCTACCTTAGTGGTGAAATCGATTCTGTCCGGCGCAGGATAGTGCAGCTTGTTGAGCACCTTCTCCCACTTGGGTAGGTTGCCATGCTTATGTTCACGTTGCCACTGGCCGAGGATCGCCGGCAGCTCTTCTAACCAATGTTGAAGATTAGAATCGGCAATTTGTTGATAAAAGGAGCTGAAGCTGATCACTTGATGGCCACCATAGATGCGAAATTAAAACATTGGAACCAGACGCTGAAATGGCTAAAGCCCTGGGCTTTAAGCCTTTGCTGATGCTGGGGCAGGGTGTCAGGTTTCATCACATGCTCGAGCGAGCTGCGCTTTTGGCTGATCTCAAGTTCGCTGTAGCCATTGGCGCGCTTAAAGTCGAGGTGTAGCTCGTCCAGCAGATGCTGCACAGGTTCATCTTCGAACACTAATTTCTCTGACAACACCAGAATGCCGCCGGGCTTGAGTCCCTGATAGATCTTGGCTATCAGCGTCTGTCTGTCTTCCGGGGCCAAAAACTGCATAGTGAAGTTGAGGATCACCATGGAGGCATCTTGGATATCGATATCGCGAATATCGGCGCAGATAAGATCGACCGGGGTTTCACTGACATAGGCGCTGAGGTTCTGTTGACAGCGCTCGATCATAGACTCGCTGTTGTCGACGGCGATGATCTCACATCCGCGACCTTCGATGCGGCGACGAACGCTCAGTGTGGCCGCGCCAAGGGAACAGCCTAAATCATATATCTTGCTATTGGGGGTGACACATTTGTCGGCGAAATCGCCCAAGGTGTTGATGATCTGTCCATAGCCGGGAACAGAGCGGCGGATCATATCGCTAAAGACGCCTGCGACTCTATCGTCGAATTGAAAGTCACTGATATGTTCACAGGCCTGCGCGTAAATAGTATCTTGAGTTGAGTTCATCAGAGTTTTTTGAGTAAATTCAATATTTCATTCTAGCTAATGATAACAGTTCGCAGCAAGTCTGGTACTGGTAATTAGGAATAAAATTCTGTCTAATATCCTAATAACAACATATATTTTACAGCGCGGTGACTTTGCGCTCGACGCAAGGATGCTAAGGTTATTTTTTGTAGCCAGCTTGTAATATAAGCTGCCTTTTATAAGCCCTTTTTATAAGGCGCTGTTTTAGAACAAGTGATAGCTTGGCTTGATATAAAAATGATAATAGAAACTGGGGCCTACCTTTGACACCACTACACTCTTTTGCTTCGGCCTGTGTTGCCTGGCGACGTCTGCTGTCGGCATGCATAGTCTTTGCGCCGCTTATGATGGCCCGTTTTGTGCTGGGGACGGCCACGTTAGCGCTAAGTCTACTGGTTAGTTTTCATGCGTCTGCAGAAGAGCAGCAAGGCCCGCTAGTCTTGGTAATGGGGGAGGACAGCTACCCTTATCAGTTCGTCGATGAGAATGGCGATGTCAAGGGTGTCTTGGTGGATCTTTGGCGTGAGTGGTCGTCTCAGACTCAGGTGCCCGTTGTATTTGTCGCCCGTCACTGGCAGGACTCCTTGAATCAGCTGGCGCAGGGGGATGCCGATATTCACATCGGCCTTGGGATCACCAAGGAGCGGGATAAAGATTTCGATTTCGCCGCGCCCATCGCCTATGTCAGTACCTATCTCTATGTGCGTAACACGCTAAAGGGTAAGAAGAGTTTTAGCGATCTGCAGCCCTATCGCATCGGCATAGTGACGGGGTCATCCCATGAATCCATACTCAATCAGCAAGTTAACGGATTAAGTTACCGCTACTATAATAGCCGCGCCGAACTGCTTCGTGGCGTGGTGGCAGGCGAGGTCGATGTCTTCGCCGGCATGGAAGGCTACTTAAAAGATAACGCCGTTAGCCGCGCCGTCCTGGAAGAGTTTCCCCTGGATAATCGTTTGCTTATCAAGAAGACAGCGCTGGTGCCCGCCGTCAGCAAGGGACGGCTGGATCTTATCACAGAGATCAACCGTGGCTTTGACCGCTTGAGCCAAACCAGCCGCGCCGAGATAGACAAGCGTTGGCTAGGTTTTAGCCGTGATGCCAACACCTTAGTGATTGCCACCACAACAGGTATTCAACCCTTTGTCGATACCGGCGGCGATGGTGAGCCACACGGTCTCTATATCGATATCTGGAAGCTCTGGTCTAAGAAGACGGGCATAGAGGTAGAGTTTCGCCCCGCCGCTATGGAAGATGGCCTGGATGAACTCAAGTTTCACCGCGCCGATATCCATGTGGGGTATCCAGAGAGCGACACCATGAAGACCAATCTCACCCGTGCCTGGCGCACCTATCAGGTGAAGAGCCGACTGTTCAGTTATGGTAAGGCGATCAATAGCCTGGATGAGCTAAAGGGTAAGCGTGTCGGCGCGGTGCCTACCGCGCCTTATCTGGATAAACTCAAGCAGGCGCTGCCAAACTCTGAGCTTAAGCTCTATTCCGATGTGACCCAGATGATCCAGGCCGCCCAGCAGGGGCATATCGCCGCCTTCGTGGCCGCATCGGCTTGGACCCAGCACTATCTGCTGCGCGCCGAATCCTGGTCTGATTTTCACCAGTATCGCAAGCTGGCCTTCACCACAGACATCTATGCCTTGACTCGCAACGAGGACAAAGGGCTGGCCCAACGTATCGCAGCGGGCTTTCGCCTGATCAGCAACGCCGAGCTCGCCGCCATTGAGAATAAGTGGATCTTGGATAGAGATGACAGGAGCGTGCAGTCCTTGCTTAATCCGCTCTCAATCACTGAGGAGCAGCGCCGTTATCTAGACAGTTTGGGTACGCTTAAAGTGGGCTATCTTGCCGCCTGGGCACCCATGGAGTATGAAGGGCCATCCGGCGAGTTTATGGGGATCAACAGTGAGATCAGCCACTGGGTCGCCGAGCAGTTGGGGTTAACCATTGAGGGGGTGCCGTTCGATCGCTGGAGCAGTCTGCTAGAAGCACTTAAACAAGGCGAAATCGATATCGTTGGTAGCGTCGCCCATACGCCAGAGCGGGAACGGGAGATGCTCTTTACCACTCCTTATTGGCCATCGCCCTGGGGCCTGGTAACCAACCTTAGTCAGGTGACTGTGTTTAACCTGAGTCAGATGAGTGGAAAGCGCCTGGCGATTGTCGAGGGGTATCATCTGATTGCCAACCTGATGAACAAAGCGCTGGGCATCGAGCTGGTGATTGTGCCCAACAGCCGCGCTGGCGTCGATGCGGTGGCCCAGGGCAAGGCCGATGCCTTCATCGAGAAGGTGATCAACATGGCCATGGTGCTAAAGGAGTCAGACTACAAGGCGCTTAAGATGTCTGTGCTGGCAGATTTCTCCCAGCAGCAGAGCCACTTCGCCCTGAGCCCTAAGTTTGATGCGCTGGTGCCCTTATGGGATCAGGCCATCGCCCAGATCACGCCAGAAAGGCAAGAGGAAATTTATCAGCACTGGGTAAAAGAAGAACCCAGTAGCTGGAGGGCCTGGGTGAACTATCAGAGTGCCTTCTATCTTTTGGCGCTACTCAGCTTTGTGGTGTTTGTCTATCTTATTTGGCGTGCTCAGCGTAGCCGCTTGGCGGCGGCCAAGGAGCTTGCCCATGAGCTGACGCGGGCAGGGCAGTTCGATGCACTCACCGGTTTGCCGAATCGCAGCCTGCTCGATGACAGATTGCAGCAGTCCGTGCTGCTACATCGCCGCGAGATGCAGCCCTTTGCCGTACTCTTTATCAGCTTCGATAACCTGCGTGAGATCAACCAGACCTATGGCCATCAGGTTGGTGACAGGGTGCTGGCCAAGGGCGCATCGCGACTCAAGGATGCGGTGCGTAAGTCTGATACCCTGGCGCGTTTTGGCGGCAACGAATTTGTGATGGTGCTTAATCGCAGCAAAGACCTCGATACCGTGTGTCAGGTGGCCGACGGTATAGTCGGTGGCTTTAGCGCCCCCTTTGCGATCAACGGCCTGGATGTGGCACTATCGGTCAGCATAGGGGTGGCCATGTTCCCGAATGATGGCGACACTGTGGTGGAGCTACTTAAGACCGCCGACAAGTTGATGTCGCGGGCGGTGAAACAGGGCGGGCGCTGTTACCAGAGCGCCTGATCTGTGACCCCAGTTCAGGATTTGATGGATATTTATCCAACCCAAAGGTTTACTTCATTTTAAGCGGATGAAGTTGTTTTGAAATCGGCAATATTTCACTATAATGCCGCTTTTGTCATGTATTGAATATCCTCAAGCACGGCCTTGACGGATGAAAGGAAAGTGTTAGATGCGCAGTCATTATTGTGGAGACGTTAATCGGTCTCATGTTGGGGAAGAAGTTACTCTCGTAGGTTGGGTAA contains the following coding sequences:
- a CDS encoding inactive transglutaminase family protein, giving the protein MHSKKPFYILVALLFIAGMAASVYRGIEHNVPFLPGEQVQSWAVDAKVSFQGTGEPAEVTFSLPKDPAFEILAENATSPGYGLSATEDDTGRQVTWSTREAIGQQDLYYKVTLVPTGKNEIPADKEPDAPQAYNWPATELAAAEQVMNEIWSRSATNLSFAQQLNKSFNATERSQNLELLLTSNSRAELFIRMLNSKGIPAKKVSGLFLEDQRRRQQLTNYVEVYHQGQWIIFNPNDGTQGRPDNLLIWDRTAKSTLDVVGGVNSQVNFSMLQDTRSALATSIDMLKNKNALDFSLYQLPLEEQSLFKGILLIPIGVLVVVFLRVIIGIKTSGTFMPVLIALAFIQTTLLTGLVGFLLIVAFGLMIRSYLSDLNLLLISRISAVIIVVIGIIGLFTLLSYKFGLSEGLTITFFPMIILAWTIERMSILWEEEGAKEVMVQGGGSLFVATLAYLAMSATWVQHWVFNFLGIHLVILATVLLMGQYTGYKLLELRRFRPLAGE
- a CDS encoding ATP-dependent zinc protease family protein: MLKQMTTLALVTSLVGCAATQDPKQPAPVDVDTFNASLSEQKSELVTLISTSQSEQQAALTSLSAQLEQLSKQVAAVKSHPEKQVVQVPMQCDPSPIGDKFILGAVEHVYVDEIKAGFETRIDTGAESSSLDAHNIILFERNGKQWVRFDVFTQGADKPSQTFESKVERFVRIKQDADDKNDRRPVIHAHLQIGNYKAETDLNLVDRSHLDYQLLLGRKFMQDIAVVDVGQTFVHGKNNPSKTAK
- the cmoB gene encoding tRNA 5-methoxyuridine(34)/uridine 5-oxyacetic acid(34) synthase CmoB, yielding MISFSSFYQQIADSNLQHWLEELPAILGQWQREHKHGNLPKWEKVLNKLHYPAPDRIDFTTKVEVGSGDQLSKGQQEKLKNLLKLFCPWRKGPFDLHGIHIDTEWRSDWKWERVQPHISPLKNRTVLDVGCGSGYHMWRMLGDGAKRVVGIDPSPLFLCQFEAVKRLAGNDHPVHLLPLGVEQLPPLDAFDTVFSMGVLYHRRSPIDHLLQLRDQLRTGGELVLETLVVDGDENTVLVPGERYGKMNNVWFLPSAKALEAWLKKADFVDVRCVDIDVTSLAEQRSTEWMPNESLVDYLDPNDVSLTVEGYPAPKRATFIAVKNQPNKDLV
- the cmoA gene encoding carboxy-S-adenosyl-L-methionine synthase CmoA; this translates as MNSTQDTIYAQACEHISDFQFDDRVAGVFSDMIRRSVPGYGQIINTLGDFADKCVTPNSKIYDLGCSLGAATLSVRRRIEGRGCEIIAVDNSESMIERCQQNLSAYVSETPVDLICADIRDIDIQDASMVILNFTMQFLAPEDRQTLIAKIYQGLKPGGILVLSEKLVFEDEPVQHLLDELHLDFKRANGYSELEISQKRSSLEHVMKPDTLPQHQQRLKAQGFSHFSVWFQCFNFASMVAIK
- a CDS encoding transporter substrate-binding domain-containing protein, whose protein sequence is MTPLHSFASACVAWRRLLSACIVFAPLMMARFVLGTATLALSLLVSFHASAEEQQGPLVLVMGEDSYPYQFVDENGDVKGVLVDLWREWSSQTQVPVVFVARHWQDSLNQLAQGDADIHIGLGITKERDKDFDFAAPIAYVSTYLYVRNTLKGKKSFSDLQPYRIGIVTGSSHESILNQQVNGLSYRYYNSRAELLRGVVAGEVDVFAGMEGYLKDNAVSRAVLEEFPLDNRLLIKKTALVPAVSKGRLDLITEINRGFDRLSQTSRAEIDKRWLGFSRDANTLVIATTTGIQPFVDTGGDGEPHGLYIDIWKLWSKKTGIEVEFRPAAMEDGLDELKFHRADIHVGYPESDTMKTNLTRAWRTYQVKSRLFSYGKAINSLDELKGKRVGAVPTAPYLDKLKQALPNSELKLYSDVTQMIQAAQQGHIAAFVAASAWTQHYLLRAESWSDFHQYRKLAFTTDIYALTRNEDKGLAQRIAAGFRLISNAELAAIENKWILDRDDRSVQSLLNPLSITEEQRRYLDSLGTLKVGYLAAWAPMEYEGPSGEFMGINSEISHWVAEQLGLTIEGVPFDRWSSLLEALKQGEIDIVGSVAHTPEREREMLFTTPYWPSPWGLVTNLSQVTVFNLSQMSGKRLAIVEGYHLIANLMNKALGIELVIVPNSRAGVDAVAQGKADAFIEKVINMAMVLKESDYKALKMSVLADFSQQQSHFALSPKFDALVPLWDQAIAQITPERQEEIYQHWVKEEPSSWRAWVNYQSAFYLLALLSFVVFVYLIWRAQRSRLAAAKELAHELTRAGQFDALTGLPNRSLLDDRLQQSVLLHRREMQPFAVLFISFDNLREINQTYGHQVGDRVLAKGASRLKDAVRKSDTLARFGGNEFVMVLNRSKDLDTVCQVADGIVGGFSAPFAINGLDVALSVSIGVAMFPNDGDTVVELLKTADKLMSRAVKQGGRCYQSA